A genomic stretch from Hydrogenimonas urashimensis includes:
- a CDS encoding phosphoribosylanthranilate isomerase — translation MADSRPIPRVKICGITSLEDAMVAIGAGADALGFVFYEKSPRYVSVEEAKAIVAQLPPFVERVGLFVDKTPMEVDLACAESGMSLAQIHFEVDESYLHALHTKALPVVRAKAPEDVMNFAGRYRLVDAYCESYGGAGKRLNLEWFKGVDCSKIILAGGLTPENVTETLSYGFYGVDVSSGVEFAKGKKDRTKVETFIRRAKGDACAH, via the coding sequence ATGGCCGATTCCCGTCCTATCCCCCGTGTCAAGATTTGCGGCATCACTTCGTTGGAGGATGCGATGGTCGCCATCGGAGCCGGAGCGGATGCCCTGGGTTTCGTCTTTTACGAAAAATCTCCCCGTTATGTGAGCGTTGAGGAGGCGAAGGCCATCGTGGCTCAGCTTCCCCCCTTTGTGGAAAGGGTGGGGCTTTTTGTCGACAAAACCCCGATGGAGGTGGACCTTGCCTGTGCCGAGAGCGGCATGAGCCTGGCGCAGATCCATTTCGAGGTGGACGAGAGCTACCTGCACGCCCTGCATACCAAAGCGTTGCCGGTGGTGCGGGCCAAAGCACCGGAAGATGTGATGAATTTCGCAGGACGTTACCGTCTGGTGGATGCCTATTGCGAAAGCTACGGCGGTGCGGGCAAGCGGCTCAACCTGGAGTGGTTCAAGGGTGTCGACTGCTCGAAAATTATTCTCGCCGGCGGCTTGACGCCCGAAAACGTAACAGAAACACTCTCGTACGGATTTTACGGTGTGGATGTCAGCAGCGGTGTGGAGTTTGCCAAGGGGAAAAAAGACCGTACGAAAGTCGAGACCTTTATCCGCCGGGCGAAAGGCGATGCGTGCGCCCACTGA
- a CDS encoding 3'-5' exonuclease, translating to MRPLIDNIVSVIKKRGGKMELEEFRKLILKTRDSLFESVDTLMELVIASGLPIDIEGEEVILKTCFCPWREETFCVVDIETNGSVPNRSQIIEIGAIKWRNGEIIDRFESFAACSYLPYQISEITGINPEDLEGAPPLEKMLPRFKTFLGDALFVAHNVSFDYNFISHSFERFGLGVLGNRRLCTIELARRTIEAERYGLGHLNIALDINTLVHHRAFADAITATKVLEIGLKNVPETIVTTEELIDFTKMPVKKAKLLARSG from the coding sequence GTGCGCCCACTGATCGACAATATCGTCTCCGTCATCAAAAAACGGGGCGGAAAGATGGAGCTCGAAGAGTTCCGAAAACTCATTCTCAAGACCCGGGATTCGCTCTTTGAGAGTGTCGATACATTGATGGAACTGGTCATCGCTTCGGGGCTTCCCATCGATATCGAAGGGGAGGAGGTTATACTCAAAACCTGTTTCTGCCCCTGGCGGGAAGAGACGTTTTGTGTGGTGGATATCGAAACCAACGGAAGTGTCCCCAACCGTTCCCAGATCATCGAAATCGGGGCGATCAAATGGCGAAACGGCGAGATCATCGACCGGTTCGAATCTTTCGCCGCATGCAGTTATCTTCCTTACCAGATCAGCGAAATCACCGGTATCAACCCCGAAGACCTCGAAGGGGCGCCGCCCCTGGAAAAGATGCTCCCGCGTTTCAAAACCTTCCTCGGCGACGCCCTTTTCGTTGCCCATAACGTCTCTTTCGATTACAACTTCATCTCCCATTCGTTCGAACGCTTCGGGCTCGGTGTGCTGGGCAACCGAAGGCTCTGCACCATCGAACTGGCCCGGCGCACCATCGAAGCGGAGCGTTACGGCCTGGGGCATTTGAATATCGCTCTGGACATCAATACCCTCGTTCACCACCGCGCCTTCGCCGACGCGATTACGGCGACGAAAGTCCTTGAAATCGGTCTGAAAAACGTGCCGGAAACGATCGTGACGACCGAAGAGCTGATCGACTTTACGAAGATGCCGGTCAAAAAAGCGAAACTTTTGGCACGCAGCGGTTAG
- a CDS encoding chemotaxis protein CheX → MRPTIKKQKIAYFSPQGFLDGNNASQLITMQDMQAVRVSNVSMVLVSLKKVVFFNKNGISIVLDALEKIQKELKVTIGFCDYTRKQYEAFFKFFEGDIGFSLFKTLDVAMLFAGVNEAQEGDESVLIYNEDPTQRSMQAIEVFDKGYNPVVVQTLDDFTVRAEDKEKFVAIVERTYLGLMSNRIAAKTRGNCVIYYLKGFLDGSVTEQFDVIYHQNCLKVGFQLFMFDATRVSSLNIHAANFFSRLSTAGAEYGALIAIVGLDMEKTPKRFVEELEDAGIMFFENETDFFTDEVVQSMSGGGAAVKKERHKLTKPMVARLPVLVSATMDTLQMMTGMMALKEDMNIQPFKHKGKELMASSIAFFGDIEGMITLVMPRELVRKSCALLVGEESDDTVVLADALSELVNIVAGKSKTQLQEQGVNIDITLPRSYTSIDDLERTLEGVQGVQVNFSFEEYPFTFYLSP, encoded by the coding sequence ATGAGACCGACCATCAAAAAACAGAAGATCGCCTATTTTTCGCCCCAGGGATTTCTCGATGGCAACAATGCGTCGCAGTTGATAACGATGCAGGATATGCAGGCGGTCAGGGTATCCAATGTTTCGATGGTGCTTGTTTCGCTGAAAAAGGTGGTCTTTTTCAACAAAAACGGCATCTCCATCGTACTCGATGCTCTTGAGAAGATACAAAAAGAGCTGAAAGTCACGATCGGTTTTTGCGACTACACGAGAAAACAGTACGAGGCATTCTTCAAATTTTTCGAGGGCGATATCGGTTTTTCCCTTTTCAAAACCCTCGATGTCGCCATGCTTTTTGCCGGAGTAAACGAGGCACAGGAGGGAGACGAGAGTGTTTTGATTTACAACGAGGATCCCACCCAGCGAAGCATGCAGGCGATCGAAGTTTTCGACAAGGGGTACAATCCGGTCGTGGTCCAGACACTCGACGATTTCACGGTGCGGGCCGAAGACAAAGAGAAGTTTGTGGCAATCGTGGAGCGGACCTACCTGGGACTGATGTCCAACCGCATCGCCGCAAAAACCCGGGGCAACTGCGTCATCTACTATCTAAAAGGTTTTCTGGACGGCTCGGTGACGGAGCAGTTCGATGTGATCTACCATCAAAACTGCCTGAAAGTCGGTTTCCAACTCTTCATGTTCGATGCCACCCGAGTCAGTTCTCTCAACATCCATGCCGCCAACTTCTTCTCCCGGCTTTCGACGGCGGGTGCGGAGTACGGGGCGCTGATCGCCATCGTCGGCCTCGATATGGAAAAGACGCCCAAGAGATTCGTGGAGGAACTCGAAGATGCCGGTATCATGTTTTTCGAGAACGAGACCGACTTCTTTACCGACGAGGTGGTGCAGTCGATGAGCGGCGGCGGGGCAGCGGTCAAAAAGGAGAGGCACAAACTCACCAAGCCCATGGTCGCACGCCTGCCGGTGCTGGTCTCCGCGACGATGGACACTCTGCAGATGATGACCGGCATGATGGCTTTGAAGGAGGATATGAACATTCAGCCGTTCAAGCACAAAGGAAAGGAGCTGATGGCCAGCTCCATCGCCTTTTTCGGAGACATCGAGGGTATGATAACGCTTGTGATGCCCCGCGAACTGGTCCGGAAATCGTGCGCCCTGCTGGTTGGGGAGGAGAGTGACGACACCGTCGTGCTGGCGGATGCTTTAAGCGAACTGGTGAATATCGTGGCGGGGAAATCGAAGACGCAGCTGCAGGAGCAGGGTGTCAATATCGATATCACCCTGCCCCGCAGCTACACTTCCATCGACGATCTGGAAAGGACCCTCGAAGGGGTACAGGGCGTACAGGTAAATTTCAGTTTTGAAGAGTACCCTTTCACTTTCTATTTGAGCCCGTAG
- the uvrB gene encoding excinuclease ABC subunit UvrB — protein sequence MLFELKSDFQPSGDQPEAIRLLTNSIEAGHRYQTLLGVTGSGKTFTMAQIIQKLQMPTLIMTHNKTLAAQLYSEFKGFFPNNHVEYFISYYDYYQPEAYIPRQDLFIEKDSAINEELERLRLSATASLLTYDDVIVVASVSANYGLGNPIEYKKMVQKLEVGDEIDQRSLLLKLVEMGYKRNDNFFDRGDFRLSGDVVDIYPAYAEEEALRVEFFGDEIEALYTFDPLTNRKITDLTTTTVYAASNFIVGGTKLQEAIKSIEEELAERLAWFKKEGKLLEYQRLKQRTEFDLEMLETTGMCKGIENYARHLTGKKPGETPYSLLDYFEMKGRPYLIIVDESHVSLPQFRGMYAGDRSRKEVLVEYGFRLPSALDNRPLRFEEFIDKAPHYLFVSATPADLEIELSAVVAEQIIRPTGLLDPEVEVIDSEYQVEHLFDEIKKVVQRGERVLVTVLTKKMAEELTTYYNDLGLRVKYMHSDIDAIERNQIIRSLRMGEFDVLVGINLLREGLDLPEVSLVAILDADKEGFLRSETALIQTMGRAARNLNGRVLMYAKTMTDSMKKAIDITLHRRERQKKWNEEHGITPKSVGRRLDENLKLEEHGILYEKRGKIERMPAKERQKIVKELTKKMHEAAKKLEFEEAARLRDEIEKIKKL from the coding sequence GTGCTTTTTGAACTCAAAAGCGATTTTCAACCCTCCGGCGATCAGCCGGAAGCGATCAGACTGTTGACAAACTCCATCGAAGCGGGCCACCGCTATCAGACACTGCTGGGCGTCACGGGCAGCGGCAAAACCTTCACGATGGCGCAGATCATCCAGAAGTTGCAGATGCCAACACTCATCATGACCCACAACAAGACGCTGGCCGCGCAGCTTTACAGCGAATTCAAGGGGTTTTTCCCAAACAACCATGTCGAATACTTCATCAGCTACTACGACTACTACCAGCCCGAAGCCTACATTCCACGGCAGGACCTTTTCATCGAAAAGGACAGCGCCATCAACGAGGAACTTGAACGCCTGCGCCTGAGCGCCACCGCGAGCCTGCTGACCTACGACGACGTCATCGTCGTCGCTTCCGTTTCCGCCAACTACGGCCTGGGCAACCCGATCGAATATAAAAAAATGGTGCAGAAACTGGAAGTGGGCGACGAAATAGACCAGCGGTCGCTGCTTTTGAAGCTGGTGGAGATGGGCTACAAGCGCAACGACAACTTCTTCGACCGGGGCGATTTCCGCCTAAGCGGCGACGTGGTCGACATCTACCCTGCCTACGCGGAGGAGGAGGCCCTGCGGGTGGAGTTTTTCGGCGATGAGATCGAGGCGCTCTATACCTTCGATCCGCTCACCAACCGCAAGATCACCGATCTTACGACCACCACGGTCTACGCCGCGAGCAACTTCATCGTCGGGGGCACCAAGCTCCAGGAGGCGATCAAGAGCATCGAAGAAGAGCTGGCCGAGAGACTGGCCTGGTTCAAAAAAGAGGGCAAACTGCTCGAATACCAGCGCCTCAAACAGCGCACCGAATTCGACCTGGAGATGCTGGAGACCACAGGCATGTGCAAGGGGATCGAAAACTACGCCCGGCACCTGACGGGCAAAAAACCCGGCGAAACCCCCTATTCCCTTCTTGACTATTTCGAGATGAAGGGCAGGCCCTACCTCATCATCGTCGACGAATCCCATGTGAGTCTGCCGCAGTTTCGAGGCATGTACGCAGGGGATCGGAGCCGCAAGGAGGTGCTGGTGGAGTACGGCTTTCGGCTTCCCAGCGCTCTGGACAACCGGCCCCTTCGTTTCGAGGAGTTCATCGACAAAGCGCCCCACTACCTCTTCGTCTCCGCCACGCCGGCCGATCTGGAGATCGAGCTTTCCGCCGTTGTCGCCGAACAGATCATCCGTCCCACGGGGCTGCTGGATCCTGAGGTGGAGGTAATCGACAGTGAGTACCAGGTCGAGCACCTCTTCGATGAAATCAAAAAGGTGGTCCAACGGGGCGAGCGGGTGCTGGTGACGGTTCTGACAAAGAAAATGGCCGAAGAGTTGACCACCTACTACAACGACCTGGGGTTGAGAGTCAAGTACATGCATTCTGATATCGACGCCATCGAACGCAACCAGATCATCCGAAGCCTGCGGATGGGAGAATTCGACGTGCTGGTGGGCATCAACCTGCTCAGGGAGGGCCTCGACCTTCCCGAAGTGAGCCTTGTGGCCATTCTCGATGCCGACAAGGAAGGGTTCCTGCGGAGCGAAACGGCACTGATTCAGACGATGGGACGCGCCGCACGGAACCTAAACGGCCGGGTTTTGATGTACGCCAAAACCATGACCGATTCGATGAAAAAAGCCATCGACATCACCCTTCATCGCCGTGAACGGCAGAAAAAGTGGAACGAAGAGCACGGCATCACCCCCAAGTCGGTCGGACGGCGGCTCGATGAAAACCTGAAACTCGAAGAGCACGGTATTTTGTACGAAAAAAGGGGCAAAATAGAGAGAATGCCGGCCAAAGAGCGGCAGAAAATCGTCAAGGAACTGACCAAAAAGATGCATGAAGCGGCCAAAAAGCTGGAGTTCGAAGAAGCGGCGAGGCTGCGGGACGAGATCGAGAAGATCAAAAAGCTCTGA
- the rpe gene encoding ribulose-phosphate 3-epimerase, with protein sequence MLVAPSILSADFGHLARDVKAICDGGCDFVHVDVMDGHFVPNLTIGPVVVEAVAEAATKPLDVHLMVENNTFFVDLFAPQMPEFISFHIEEEKHPHRLIQKIRGLGIRPAIVLNPHSRPESVEYLLEDLDMVLLMSVNPGFGGQKFIPNVLQKAQRMKELIERRNPKCLIEVDGGVNDRNVHDLKAAGVDVVVAGSYVFKHENIRRAIESLKV encoded by the coding sequence ATGTTGGTGGCGCCGAGTATCCTTTCGGCCGATTTCGGCCATCTGGCGAGAGATGTGAAAGCAATTTGCGACGGCGGATGCGATTTCGTCCATGTCGACGTGATGGACGGCCATTTCGTCCCCAATCTCACCATCGGGCCCGTGGTGGTTGAGGCGGTGGCCGAAGCGGCAACGAAGCCGCTGGATGTGCACTTGATGGTGGAGAACAACACTTTCTTCGTCGATCTTTTCGCGCCGCAGATGCCCGAGTTCATTTCGTTCCATATCGAAGAGGAGAAGCATCCCCATCGACTGATTCAGAAGATCCGCGGTCTGGGCATCCGTCCCGCGATCGTACTCAATCCCCATTCGCGTCCCGAAAGCGTGGAGTATCTGCTCGAAGATCTCGATATGGTGCTTTTGATGAGTGTCAATCCCGGTTTCGGCGGGCAGAAGTTCATTCCGAATGTTCTGCAGAAGGCACAACGGATGAAAGAGCTGATCGAAAGACGCAATCCCAAATGCCTGATTGAAGTCGACGGCGGTGTCAATGACAGAAACGTTCACGACCTCAAGGCAGCAGGTGTGGACGTGGTCGTAGCGGGCAGCTATGTCTTCAAGCACGAAAATATCCGTCGTGCCATCGAGAGTCTGAAGGTATGA
- a CDS encoding dicarboxylate/amino acid:cation symporter, translating into MKRLLSTETLTILAILLGILAGTVFPDFMLGVKWIGDLFLMLLKMLIIPLVFASVFVAIVSLGSGEALKNLGLKAFGYYFLTTALAVTTGLVIVNLIEPGTAHHLAGSAAITPPKEHTFASLLLSFVPSNIFTSLSQGKIVQILVFVIFFAVAVLHIEPTKRETLQLFFEAVNDAMGTIAAWIIKLTPLGVFSLIGYVVAKEGLQTLWDLKDYVLAVTLALAIHAVFILPLLAAWIGRFNPLEYFTKVREAVLIAFSTASSSATLPVSIEVAGEKGGVRRESAGFILPLGATVNMDGTALYEAIAVMFIANSYGVDLGFSQQIVIFLTATFASVGAAGIPGAGLVMMTMILSTVGLPLEAIGLIAAVDRILDMFRTSINVWGDLLAAKILNRFV; encoded by the coding sequence ATGAAAAGACTCCTTTCCACGGAAACACTCACGATACTCGCCATCCTCCTGGGCATTCTCGCGGGGACCGTTTTTCCCGACTTCATGCTGGGAGTCAAATGGATCGGCGATCTTTTCCTGATGCTTCTTAAGATGCTGATCATCCCGCTCGTCTTCGCTTCGGTTTTCGTCGCCATCGTCTCTCTTGGCAGTGGCGAAGCCCTGAAAAACCTTGGTCTCAAGGCCTTCGGCTACTACTTTCTGACCACGGCCCTCGCAGTGACGACGGGACTTGTCATCGTCAACCTGATCGAACCGGGAACCGCGCATCATCTGGCGGGGTCCGCCGCCATCACACCGCCAAAAGAGCATACCTTCGCGTCACTGCTGCTCTCTTTCGTTCCAAGCAACATCTTCACATCGCTGAGCCAGGGGAAGATCGTCCAGATACTCGTTTTCGTCATCTTTTTCGCCGTGGCGGTGCTCCATATCGAACCCACGAAACGCGAAACGCTGCAGCTTTTTTTCGAAGCGGTCAACGACGCGATGGGCACGATCGCAGCCTGGATCATCAAGCTGACGCCGCTGGGGGTTTTCTCGCTCATCGGCTACGTCGTCGCGAAAGAGGGGCTGCAGACCCTTTGGGATCTGAAAGATTACGTTCTGGCCGTCACGCTCGCGCTTGCCATCCATGCCGTTTTCATTCTTCCCCTCCTCGCCGCATGGATCGGGCGGTTCAATCCGCTTGAGTACTTCACGAAAGTGCGGGAAGCGGTGCTGATCGCGTTTTCGACGGCATCGAGTTCCGCCACGCTCCCTGTTTCGATCGAAGTGGCGGGCGAAAAGGGAGGAGTGCGGCGGGAGAGCGCCGGTTTCATCCTGCCGCTGGGCGCCACGGTCAATATGGACGGCACCGCCCTCTACGAAGCGATCGCCGTCATGTTCATCGCCAACAGCTACGGTGTCGACCTGGGCTTTTCACAGCAGATCGTCATATTCCTCACCGCCACCTTCGCGTCGGTCGGAGCCGCCGGCATCCCCGGTGCGGGCCTGGTCATGATGACGATGATCCTCTCGACCGTCGGCCTGCCGCTGGAGGCCATCGGCCTCATCGCCGCCGTCGACAGGATTCTTGATATGTTCCGCACCTCGATCAATGTCTGGGGGGATCTGTTGGCGGCGAAAATTCTCAACCGCTTCGTTTAA
- a CDS encoding trimeric intracellular cation channel family protein, whose product MTLFAAADAIGLATFSISGLLMGMRKGLDLLGILITAFLTALGGGVIRDVIVGRTPLVFEQSATLLYVIAGILLALLLRLHAKERPERYAIFILMDSIGLVAFALTGALVGIESGFNLFGVMLLSFVTAVGGGMLRDMMLGDIPIVLTSDFYGTIALLVAFLIYLCERMGCLGSWTLFLVGVSALILRLVAYRRNWHLPKLGEKP is encoded by the coding sequence ATGACGCTCTTCGCCGCAGCCGACGCCATTGGACTGGCAACCTTCTCGATCAGCGGTCTGCTGATGGGGATGCGCAAGGGGCTTGACCTGCTCGGTATTCTCATCACCGCCTTTCTGACGGCTCTGGGCGGTGGTGTCATACGCGACGTCATAGTCGGACGCACGCCGCTGGTCTTCGAACAGAGCGCCACCCTCCTTTACGTGATCGCGGGTATACTCCTCGCACTGCTGCTCAGACTGCACGCAAAAGAGAGGCCGGAAAGATACGCCATTTTCATCCTCATGGACAGCATCGGCCTCGTCGCTTTCGCGCTGACGGGTGCGTTGGTCGGCATTGAGTCGGGCTTCAATCTGTTTGGCGTCATGCTCCTCTCCTTCGTCACGGCCGTCGGCGGAGGCATGCTTCGCGATATGATGCTCGGTGACATTCCCATTGTGCTGACAAGCGATTTCTACGGCACGATCGCCCTGCTCGTCGCATTTTTGATATACCTGTGCGAACGCATGGGGTGTCTTGGCAGCTGGACACTTTTCCTCGTGGGCGTCTCGGCGCTGATTCTTCGCCTGGTCGCCTACCGACGAAACTGGCATTTGCCCAAACTTGGAGAAAAACCATGA
- a CDS encoding gamma carbonic anhydrase family protein, with protein MLLRYKEWFPKLGNNTWIAPDSTVIGNVEMGEECSVWFGCVIRGDVHKIRIGERTNIQDLTMIHVTHYKKPDMSDGHPTIIGNDVTVGHRVMLHGCTIEDGCLIGMNSTILDGAVIAKESIVGAGALVTGGKTFPPRSLIIGSPAKAVRELTDKEVEELYASARRYVAFKNDYIHHLA; from the coding sequence ATGCTGCTTCGTTACAAAGAGTGGTTTCCGAAATTGGGCAACAACACCTGGATCGCTCCTGACAGCACTGTTATCGGCAATGTGGAAATGGGCGAGGAGTGCTCCGTCTGGTTCGGGTGCGTCATACGCGGCGACGTGCACAAAATCCGTATCGGCGAGCGTACCAATATCCAGGATCTGACGATGATCCATGTCACCCACTACAAAAAACCCGACATGAGCGACGGCCATCCCACAATCATCGGCAACGACGTCACGGTGGGGCACCGGGTCATGCTGCACGGATGCACGATCGAAGATGGCTGCCTCATCGGCATGAACAGCACGATTCTCGACGGCGCCGTCATCGCAAAAGAGTCGATCGTCGGTGCGGGAGCGCTGGTGACGGGCGGCAAAACTTTTCCACCGCGCAGCCTCATCATCGGCTCTCCGGCCAAAGCGGTGAGGGAATTGACGGACAAGGAGGTCGAGGAACTCTACGCTTCGGCCCGCCGTTACGTCGCATTCAAAAACGACTATATCCACCATCTGGCATGA